The following nucleotide sequence is from Citrus sinensis cultivar Valencia sweet orange chromosome 6, DVS_A1.0, whole genome shotgun sequence.
TATCCaccaaggaaagaaaaaaaaaacaattaattagaTCCAGTGAATTAATTAAggtagtttttatattttgaattgcaGTGAGAATTTTAGGATTGAGAGTGTAGAGTGAGAGTGGGAATATGTTGTTTACTTATACTGAAATGAGAGTAtggaatcaaaattaaaatttaatttatgtgtttagTTTGTCTTATATTGAGAGTGAATGGTTTCAAAGTATAGTTTtactcttatttaaaaaattgtcgtttttaattataaaattaataaaaaaatatatttaaaaaataaaatatttattttatcatatttgtaaattaataataattattaatattcttaattatgtaaatcatatttttaattttaattttaattttaattatgtaaattaaaaattattaacatgagcaacacaaatgaaatattattattattattaatatagtacaaaattaatattttactagattaaactatttattattattaattattaatattaaataaatattaataatattatattttcaaataaagatagtatataaaaatattattaattctctatgaatataatattattatttttaaataattttaacttaaaatcagtataaattattatttttaactaaatgtaataatattatatttagataagtttaatattattatttttaataaatgtaatttataaataatataataatattatttaaataaatatgatattatttattttattttattaaatttaatataattaaatttaataaaagaattgtaaaaataaaaaaaagaggcaCCTCCACCTCTCTCATGGAGTAGAATTCCACTTCTTactccaaaaataaatagtcTCACTACAGTAAATGGAACATAAATACTTCTAGTTATTACAAATAATTAGATTCATAATTGATtgttttacaatttacaaAAGGTGCCTTTCAAGTTTGCTTGCTAGCCTGGTACCTTGGTGGCACTGGCCCATCAGTGGCTAACTTACAGAAGCGATCCGGCGAATTCATAGCAGTTTGAATGGCAAATCAAAGGCTTCGCGCTTTGCTTAGGTGGACAAAATGGGCCGACTGGGCAATCGCAGCCGTCGGATTCACAATCATCATCTTCGTTCTCACTTTCTTCTTCGATTCCAGTTCTACCGATGGAGCAGCCTCTTCCGTTAATCTCCCCGCCAGCGATCTCGTTGACTTGACTTTGCTCCACAACGCCAAAGATAGAGGCGCCCGTAACAAAATCTTCTAActgaaaaaattcattttgattcttccaatttaaaaattttccaatgcccatttaaatttttttttttaatgtattcaTTGCAGTTTGTTTAGATGGGAGCTTACCTGGCTACCATTTTCAGAAAGGATTTGGATCTGGCTCTAACAATTGGCTTCTTCACATTGAGGTTCTTCATCACtttttatctctctctctttttcttttttttttggcggggtttatttattattaatttttgggtagtttttttttagttatttgttttaatggaAATTTAGGGTGGAGGTTGGTGCAATACAATAGAATCATGTTCAACCCGTAAAACGACAGCGTTAGGATCCTCAAACTTTATGGAACGACAAGTTAGCTTTTCGGGAATTTTAAGCTCTGACCCATCTCAAAATCCTGGTAAATTTTCTAACAGTCTCTatctttttgatattttatgatGCCCTCCTCGTGCGAAATCGAATATTCAGAAATATGTAATTAGTATAAATGTATCGGAATGAACGTGTTTGTACATTCTTCAGATTTCTTCAGCTGGAACAAAGTTAAGATACATTATTGTGATGGTGCATCTTTTGCTGGTCGTCCTGAAAGTGAGTTCAAGGTAAGTTGGTTATTTGGTCTTGGAAAGCTATTTGTAGTGAGCAATTTTGTGATCCTTTTATCATTAGAACTGTGGGTTACTATTTGTGCCATAGAATGGAacaaatcttttctttagaggCCAGCTCATCTGGGAAGCACTTATGGATGAACTCTTATCAGTTGGAATGTCCAATGCGAAACAGGTATATTCTTGTTCATTAATACAATTCGACTTCTTCAAGATATTGTGAAATGTTATCTTAAAACTGAGAACTTCGAGACAAAAGTAATCTTTTTGACAGTTTGGCTTCAACAACTAATGGTGGaggtaaaattaattgtttattgtttCTTCTCACTTGCCTATTGACTCTCATCCTGAGTTTACTGATTGCATcagcatttataaaatttcagatCATTAGGATATAATGGCTGCAATATGAGTAACGAGGAGCTAAATCTTATGAGTCTATGAACCTTGGGAGAAATATTGTTTTTCTATTGAAGTACATGAATGTTGATCTGCTAGTCATTTTCCGATTCTTGTGACAGAGTTGTACATTTCATTAGTTAATTTGTTGCAGGCATTTCTTACAGGATGCTCTGCTGGAGGACTTGCTGCTGTTATACATTGTGATGACTTTCGTGAGCGTCTGCCACAGCATGCAACTGTCAAATGTCTTGCTGATGCAAGTTTTTTCCTTGATGAGTACGTTTCTGCAGACATATCAACATCTTTTGCACCAATTACTTGAGCtagtatattttataagatCTACTTACCCATTTCAGAGTATTGTATTTTAGACATTTTGATCAGATATTTCTAGTGAGACCTGATTTCACTGCAGAAATGTTTATTACTGTTTAGTGACTTTTGTTGTGCCATATAAATTACTGTTGGGGCAGCAATACCCATATCATGTTTGCTAGTCTAGCCTTTATGCCTTCAGTACAACTATGGACAATATTAAGCGCAGCATGGTTCCTCACTTTCAGGTCTGATGTTCAAGGAAATCGTACCATGAGATCTTTCTATGATGACGTTTTCCACCTTCAGGTTCTGCTTAGTTTAAACCATGCCAGACTATATATTTCTCTCTATCTTCATgttaatctattttatttagaagTGGTTACCTGCATGGTTACTTGGACCCTGGCCAAAAAGGAGGAAGGGGAATGCAAAAGGATTTTAACTTACTGTTTGATTGATCAACTACCTTAATCTATTTTGATATGTGACGTACGACACTTTAATCAGTCTGGAGGactatttaattacaaaataattgatgGCTTACGTCTGTATTGCTTAGTGTTATAGCTACAAGCTATACAGTTGTGCAGCAATAGCGGttaaaaaacagaaaaacaattcttaagttattgacatttctTGCTTACTTGTTCTTTCAGGGTGTGGCAAAAAGTTTGGACAAGAATTGTCTTTCAAGAATGGGAAATTCTAGTGtatgctttatttttcttgtcttaTCCTTCTTTAGGTCATCACAGAGCAAATTTGAGATATTACATTTTTGCTGCTTAATTGCGATTCAGTGACTACTGTTAATACTGAATTGCATTGCAGTGTCTCTTTCCTCgagaatttatcaaaaacataAGGACCCCAGTGTTCATTGTTAACCCAGCTTATGATTTTTGGCAGGTAACTTGTCCTTAAAGAACATCTTACATCTATTGatcatattattgttaattttttcctgcatgatttattttccaaGATTAATAACTAATTAGAGAATATTTAGATACGTAACATCTTGGTACCAGATGTATCAGATCCTCAGGGCTACTGGCAAACATGTAGACTGAACATTCATAGCTGTAATCCTAACCAGTTGGAAATACTAAAAGGTAGTTgttgctttttattttgttagagAGTTTTAT
It contains:
- the LOC102614639 gene encoding pectin acetylesterase 5-like isoform X1, which codes for MANQRLRALLRWTKWADWAIAAVGFTIIIFVLTFFFDSSSTDGAASSVNLPASDLVDLTLLHNAKDRGALCLDGSLPGYHFQKGFGSGSNNWLLHIEGGGWCNTIESCSTRKTTALGSSNFMERQVSFSGILSSDPSQNPDFFSWNKVKIHYCDGASFAGRPESEFKNGTNLFFRGQLIWEALMDELLSVGMSNAKQAFLTGCSAGGLAAVIHCDDFRERLPQHATVKCLADASFFLDESDVQGNRTMRSFYDDVFHLQGVAKSLDKNCLSRMGNSSCLFPREFIKNIRTPVFIVNPAYDFWQIRNILVPDVSDPQGYWQTCRLNIHSCNPNQLEILKGFRNSLLNALSEFQQKNEAGMFVNSCYIHCQTWMAETWHSPSSPRINSKTIAESVGDWYFNRGAVKLIDCPYPCNPTCYNMDFTRH
- the LOC102614639 gene encoding pectin acetylesterase 5-like isoform X2, with product MANQRLRALLRWTKWADWAIAAVGFTIIIFVLTFFFDSSSTDGAASSVNLPASDLVDLTLLHNAKDRGALCLDGSLPGYHFQKGFGSGSNNWLLHIEGGGWCNTIESCSTRKTTALGSSNFMERQVSFSGILSSDPSQNPDFFSWNKVKIHYCDGASFAGRPESEFKNGTNLFFRGQLIWEALMDELLSVGMSNAKQAFLTGCSAGGLAAVIHCDDFRERLPQHATVKCLADASFFLDESDVQGNRTMRSFYDDVFHLQGVAKSLDKNCLSRMGNSSCLFPREFIKNIRTPVFIVNPAYDFWQIRNILVPDVSDPQGYWQTCRLNIHSCNPNQLEILKGFRNSLLNALSEFQQKNEAGMFVNSCYIHCQTWMAETWHSPSSPRINSKFHCTDGSWIRPLQSQLVIGTSTVEQ
- the LOC102614639 gene encoding pectin acetylesterase 5-like isoform X3, giving the protein MANQRLRALLRWTKWADWAIAAVGFTIIIFVLTFFFDSSSTDGAASSVNLPASDLVDLTLLHNAKDRGALCLDGSLPGYHFQKGFGSGSNNWLLHIEGGGWCNTIESCSTRKTTALGSSNFMERQVSFSGILSSDPSQNPDFFSWNKVKIHYCDGASFAGRPESEFKNGTNLFFRGQLIWEALMDELLSVGMSNAKQAFLTGCSAGGLAAVIHCDDFRERLPQHATVKCLADASFFLDESDVQGNRTMRSFYDDVFHLQGVAKSLDKNCLSRMGNSSCLFPREFIKNIRTPVFIVNPAYDFWQIRNILVPDVSDPQGYWQTCRLNIHSCNPNQLEILKGFRNSLLNALSEFQQKNEAGMFVNSCYIHCQTWMAETWHSPSSPRINSKSSF